A region of the Campylobacter cuniculorum DSM 23162 = LMG 24588 genome:
AATTTAAGTCATAAAAAAGTATAATTGATAGTTTTAAGACTTTATCCTTAAAGACTTGGCTTGTTTTAAGGAGGTTAAAAGATGAATGAAATTTATTTTCTAATTATTCTTTTAATCGTGCTTATCTTAGTTATTAAAAACTAAAATAAAGCACATTCTTAATTAACGGGCTTATTATAGTCTTACCTTGCTTAAGTTAGTCTTAAAATACTTTAATTTTTCAAGCTGAGTCTTTGCAAGGTGAGACTTAGTTCTTACTATCACATCAATATTTAAAAAGATAAATTTAAGTCATAAAAAAGTATAATTGATAGTTTTAAGACTTTATCCTTAAAGACTTGGCTTGTTTTAAGGAGGTTAAAAGATGAATGAAATTTATTTTCTAATTATTCTTTTAATCGTGCTTATCTTAGTTATTAAAAACTAAAATAAAGCACATTCTTAATTAACGGGCTTATTATAGTCTTACCTTGCTTAAGTTAGTCTTAAAATACTTTAATTTTTCAAGCTGAGTCTTTGCAAGGTGAGACTTAGTTCTTACTATCACATCAATATTTAAAAAGATAAATTTAAGTCATAAAAAAGTATAATTGATAGTTTTAAGACTTTATCCTTAAAGACTTGGCTTGTTTTAAGGAGGTTAAAAGATGAATGAAATTTATTTTCTAATTATTCTTTTAATCGTGTTAATTTTAGTTATAAAAAACTAAAAATTAACACTCTTTAAAACCTAACCTATTATAGTCTTACCTTGCTTAAGTTAGTCTTAAAATACTTTAATTTTTCAAGCTGAGTCTTTGCAAGGTGAGACTTAGTTCTTAAATTAAAGGAATATTAATTAAAGGAATATTAGAAATTCTAAAAAGATTAAGAGAAAAAGAAAGATTTCAATCAATCAAAATACATTAAGATAGAAATTTAAGAAATTCAAAAAGAAATAAAAACAAAAATAAAATTTAAAAAACAAGAATTTAAAAATTCAATTTTTCAAACTAAAAATTTAGCAAATTTAAAAAGAAATTTAAAATACCTTAAGATAAAAAACTCAAAAATTTTAACAAATTCAAAAAGAAATTTGAAAAATTTAAAGATTTTGAAAATTTGAAAAAAATCAAAGGTTTAAAAAACTCAAAAAGATGAAAATAATTTAAGAGAAAAAATGAAAATATAAATAAAAAAGGTAAAAAAACGAGAAAAATATCCTCAATAAAAGAAATGAAAAAAACAAAAAATAAGGTTGAAGCGAATAAAAATTAATAAAAAATTAAGTAAGAGAACAAAAAATAAAGAAAATTTGAAGTGAAAAATAGAAAAAATCAAGAAAGTTTGAAATGAAAATAACAAAAATAAAGAAAATAATAAAAATGATAAAGAAAACACTTGAAACAAGAAAAACAATCAACAAAACAGCAAAGAAAAATAAAAAAATTTGAAACAAGAAAATAAAATAAAGCAAATAAAACAACAAAAATAAAGATAAAATCAAGGAAATTTGAAATATAAAAATATAAAAAAAGAGAAAAAATACAAATAAAATAAAAAAAAGAGAAAAATACAAATAAAATAAAAAAAAGAGAAAAAAATATAAATAGAGATAAAAGTCAATCAATATAAGATATAAAAAACTAAAAAAAATAAAGAAAAACAAAAGAAATGAAAAAAAGAAAGAAGCAAAAAAATTAAAAAATTAAAAAATTAAAAAACAAAAAAAGTGAGAAAAGAAAATCAATAAAATAACCAAAAAAGAAAAAAGAAAAACAAAATAAACTAAAAAACTAGAAAACTAAATAAACTAAATAAATAAAACAACAAAACAAACAAAAAATTAAAAAAGAAAAAAACCAAAAAAAGAAAAAAACAAAAGAGAGAAAAAAGTTTGAAACTCCAAAGTTAAACTTTGGAGTTTGATTCTAAGTGTTTTTAGAATTTATAGAGAGCTTGAAGTCTTACGCTGTTTTTGCTATTGTCGTTAGCTTTAGTTTGAGCATCAATATCTACATAAGAATACCAAGCTTGGAAGTCAAGTTTTGGAGAGTATTTGTAATTCACTCTTGCCACAACTTCGAATTTATCTCCAGCTCCAGAACCTAGAGCATTATTTTCGATTTTAGTTCCACCATAAACAAGATCCACACCTAAGCGAAGCACTTCGTTGAAGGTATAACCTGCTTTGATGAATCCAAAGGTGTTTTGTCCTATATCACCTGTGAGGTTAGAGCCGTCTGTATAGTAAATTTCTTGTCCTGCAAGAAGGTGTCCTATGTTACCATTATCTTCTAAAGTGGTTAAGCTCAATTGGTCTTTGTCCCCATAGTAGAAGCCCCCTAAGCTTGCGTCAAAGCCCATGTATTCTAAAGTTCCGTTAAGTCCTACGAAGTTACCATTAGTAGCAGCACCCGGCATTCCAACAACGATATCTTCAAAATCATTTTCTACAGCGTTTCCTAGATAACCAAGATTGAGCTTCCAAACAAGGTCATTTGCGAAAGTGGTTTTAAAGCCAAGATCGATTGCATAAAGGAAAGCTGTATCAGTAAGATAGGCTAACCATAATTGAGAATTGAGTTGTCCAAAACCTAAATCATAAGAACCTATACCTGCTACACCATAGAGGTTATTGCTGTATGGGTTGTAAGTCATACTATTAACAAATCTGTTATTATTAAGAATAGTATCACCTTCTACACCATTTGCACCAAAACCAGCTCTAACATTACTATTTGCGTCAAAATTATCAAAAGCGTAAGCTGCTAAGATGGTGCCCTCAAGGCTGGTGTTGAGGATTTTAGCACCTGTTCCTACGAGTCCTAAGAAATTTGTAGTCCAAATGCTCTCAACTTGCATTTTACCGAGAAGCACACTTGTATCGACTGCGTCTGCTGTGTAAGTTAGATAGTATTGTCTTACATTAAATCCTGTGTTAGTATCAGTTCCGATTTCACTGCCATTACTTGCAAAGCCACTTTCTTGTCCTGCATTATAGTAAAGTTCTACGAAAGCTTTGAAATTATCCGCAATCGCTGCTTGGAAACCAAGTTTTCCTACAAATTGATGAGCTTGTTTTGAGTTACCTATACCACCAGGTCCGTTGAAAAGATTATCTCTGTTATGCTCTACTACTCTGCCGTTATTATAGCGGTAACGTAAAGCACCACTAAGATCTACATCTTTAATCGCTTCATCAAGCGGAGTAGCATTTGCCACTGAGAAAGCACCTGCAGCAAGAGCTGCTACTAAACTAAGTTTAACTAGTTTCATAAGAATTCTCCTTACTAAAATTAAAATTAACAAGTGCAATTCTAGCATAGAAACTTCATATTTTTGCTTAATATTTTCTTAAATGTTTAATATTTTGCTTATTTTTTGAATGGGGATGAGATTTAAGCCCGAAAAAAAGCCCTAAAATAGGGCTGATTCGAGCTTCATTAAGGAGCTTCTTTGTAATGAAATGTTTTTAGCTTTCTGAATGAGAAGTATAAAATTAAAAAGTAAATGATAAGTAATTTATGAGGGGGGGTTAAATTTTTAAGAGAGGGAGCGAAAATTTGAGCGGAGGAGGGTTGTTTTTTGGGCGGGGTTGAGGATTTAGAAAATGTATGAGTTACTAAGAAT
Encoded here:
- a CDS encoding major outer membrane protein, which translates into the protein MKLVKLSLVAALAAGAFSVANATPLDEAIKDVDLSGALRYRYNNGRVVEHNRDNLFNGPGGIGNSKQAHQFVGKLGFQAAIADNFKAFVELYYNAGQESGFASNGSEIGTDTNTGFNVRQYYLTYTADAVDTSVLLGKMQVESIWTTNFLGLVGTGAKILNTSLEGTILAAYAFDNFDANSNVRAGFGANGVEGDTILNNNRFVNSMTYNPYSNNLYGVAGIGSYDLGFGQLNSQLWLAYLTDTAFLYAIDLGFKTTFANDLVWKLNLGYLGNAVENDFEDIVVGMPGAATNGNFVGLNGTLEYMGFDASLGGFYYGDKDQLSLTTLEDNGNIGHLLAGQEIYYTDGSNLTGDIGQNTFGFIKAGYTFNEVLRLGVDLVYGGTKIENNALGSGAGDKFEVVARVNYKYSPKLDFQAWYSYVDIDAQTKANDNSKNSVRLQALYKF